A genomic window from Quercus lobata isolate SW786 chromosome 10, ValleyOak3.0 Primary Assembly, whole genome shotgun sequence includes:
- the LOC115963152 gene encoding uncharacterized protein LOC115963152 isoform X3 translates to MQAPRKTHLGEPCDICGHVGYAETLVTCSHCKLAREHIYCTRVLLHIVPEIWFCDACQSSKDVVSPIVTMKKHFPEALNSKKSRISNCDFLRSVSPSRIPKNSRKTGPLKKQLHIGTSRVKFIPPEEAVKMLSGARLKESYLPSNLGSSSAHSDTMATTSKYKISSLKFSGQNVNEHRSSRPAGHSKPPVEGIVDTNSVTQEQKSVAQMVELYSPSDLGSSSAQSESMATISKFKTSSLKISGQNVNEHQSSRPTGHSKPPICGSVDINSVSQEQKSQTSEHKDKTAPAACKNRPMCEQFSLVCKEEPLYALPICTGGIFHGTAKPEEAESDLLNFLPKIEKFLPNYPALDATWCGSFEILDMVSRSEFYEGFLAYLPVTVHPKVFKISKNMPGVLLCTFLPCCNIWVDVFQNVCPTVNDIALYFFPGKFERSKEQYFNLLELVEMQDLVLRSSVNDVELLIFSSKRLHLDSCGLEVRSFLWGIFRPLEGNLAIPALPFHDVIFPACGQSSDVEMKLIKMKFPKVKMEPFDGPDVLPGFCKHAAGDTAHNITLSNSSNSVDASIKGPYPPSACSLRMH, encoded by the exons ATGCAAGCTCCAAGAAAGACCCACCTG GGTGAACCTTGTGATATATGTGGACATGTAGGTTATGCAGAAACTCTCGTTACTTGCTCTCACTGCAAATTAGCCCGCGAACATAT CTACTGCACGCGAGTTCTGCTCCACATTGTTCCAGAAATTTGGTTTTGTGATGCCTGTCAGTCGAGCAAAGACGTAGTTTCTCCAATAGTTACTATGAAGAAACACTTTCCTGAGGctttaaactcaaaaaaatccAGGATATCCAACTGTGACTTTCTGCGATCTGTGAGTCCTAGCAGGATTCCTAAGAATTCAAGGAAAACAGGTCCTCTTAAAAAGCAGTTGCATATTGGAACTTCCAGAGTGAAGTTTATTCCTCCTGAAGAAGCTGTTAAAATGTTGTCTGGAGCCCGATTGAAAGAATCATATTTACCAAGTAACTTGGGCTCTAGTTCTGCCCATTCAGATACCATGGCAACAACATCCAAGTATAAAATTTCATCTCTGAAATTTTCTGGGCAGAATGTGAATGAGCATCGGAGTTCTAGACCTGCTGGACACTCTAAGCCTCCTGTAGAGGGCATTGTAGACACCAATTCAGTCACTCAGGAACAAAAGTCAGTAGCCCAAATGGTCGAATTGTATTCACCAAGTGATTTGGGCTCTAGTTCTGCTCAATCAGAGAGCATGGCAACAATATCCAAGTTTAAAACTTCATCTCTGAAAATTTCTGGGCAGAATGTGAATGAGCATCAGAGTTCTAGACCTACTGGACACTCCAAGCCTCCTATATGTGGCAGTGTAGACATCAATTCAGTCTCTCAGGAACAAAAGTCTCAAACATCTGAACATAAAG ATAAAACAGCTCCTGCAGCATGTAAGAATAGACCCATGTGTGAGCAGTTTTCCCTAGTCTGCAAGGAAGAGCCATTGTATGCTCTACCCATATGTACAG GAGGTATCTTCCATGGCACTGCTAAACCTGAGGAAGCTGAGAGTGATCTTCTGAATTTTTTGcccaaaattgagaaatttctTCCAAATTATCCTGCTTTAGATGCTACCTGGTG TGGAAGCTTTGAGATCCTTGACATGGTTTCTCGTAGTGAATTCTATGAAGGATTTCTGGCTTATCTTCCAGTCACTGTACATCCTAAAGTGTTCAAGATTTCAAAAAACATGCCTGGAGTGCTCCTTTGTACATTTCTTCCTTGTTGCAATATTTGGGTGGATGTCTTTCAAAATGTCTGCCCTACTGTAAATGATATTGCACTATACTTTTTCCCTGGAAAATTTGAGAG GTCTAAAGAGCAGTATTTTAACCTGTTGGAGCTTGTAGAGATGCAAGATCTGGTACTAAGGAGTTCTGTGAATGATGTGgaactattaattttttcttctaaaagacTTCATCTGGATTCTTGTG GATTGGAAGTGAGATCTTTTCTATGGGGCATCTTCCGCCCGTTGGAAGGCAATCTAGCAATTCCTGCCCTTCCTTTCCATGACGTGATTTTCCCAGCATGTGGACAAAGTTCCGATGTTGAGATGAAGCTGATTAAAATGAAGTTTCCCAAGGTTAAAATGGAACCATTTGATGGCCCTGATGTTCTCCCTGGCTTTTGTAAGCATGCTGCTGGTGATACTGCTCATAACATAACGTTGAGTAACTCATCAAATTCAGTTGATGCGTCAATTAAAG GTCCCTATCCACCCAGTGCATGCTCACTAAGGATGCATTAG
- the LOC115963152 gene encoding uncharacterized protein LOC115963152 isoform X1, whose product MQAPRKTHLGEPCDICGHVGYAETLVTCSHCKLAREHIYCTRVLLHIVPEIWFCDACQSSKDVVSPIVTMKKHFPEALNSKKSRISNCDFLRSVSPSRIPKNSRKTGPLKKQLHIGTSRVKFIPPEEAVKMLSGARLKESYLPSNLGSSSAHSDTMATTSKYKISSLKFSGQNVNEHRSSRPAGHSKPPVEGIVDTNSVTQEQKSVAQMVELYSPSDLGSSSAQSESMATISKFKTSSLKISGQNVNEHQSSRPTGHSKPPICGSVDINSVSQEQKSQTSEHKDKTAPAACKNRPMCEQFSLVCKEEPLYALPICTGGIFHGTAKPEEAESDLLNFLPKIEKFLPNYPALDATWCGSFEILDMVSRSEFYEGFLAYLPVTVHPKVFKISKNMPGVLLCTFLPCCNIWVDVFQNVCPTVNDIALYFFPGKFERSKEQYFNLLELVEMQDLVLRSSVNDVELLIFSSKRLHLDSCGLEVRSFLWGIFRPLEGNLAIPALPFHDVIFPACGQSSDVEMKLIKMKFPKVKMEPFDGPDVLPGFCKHAAGDTAHNITLSNSSNSVDASIKGLGISYIFPSISGSKYAI is encoded by the exons ATGCAAGCTCCAAGAAAGACCCACCTG GGTGAACCTTGTGATATATGTGGACATGTAGGTTATGCAGAAACTCTCGTTACTTGCTCTCACTGCAAATTAGCCCGCGAACATAT CTACTGCACGCGAGTTCTGCTCCACATTGTTCCAGAAATTTGGTTTTGTGATGCCTGTCAGTCGAGCAAAGACGTAGTTTCTCCAATAGTTACTATGAAGAAACACTTTCCTGAGGctttaaactcaaaaaaatccAGGATATCCAACTGTGACTTTCTGCGATCTGTGAGTCCTAGCAGGATTCCTAAGAATTCAAGGAAAACAGGTCCTCTTAAAAAGCAGTTGCATATTGGAACTTCCAGAGTGAAGTTTATTCCTCCTGAAGAAGCTGTTAAAATGTTGTCTGGAGCCCGATTGAAAGAATCATATTTACCAAGTAACTTGGGCTCTAGTTCTGCCCATTCAGATACCATGGCAACAACATCCAAGTATAAAATTTCATCTCTGAAATTTTCTGGGCAGAATGTGAATGAGCATCGGAGTTCTAGACCTGCTGGACACTCTAAGCCTCCTGTAGAGGGCATTGTAGACACCAATTCAGTCACTCAGGAACAAAAGTCAGTAGCCCAAATGGTCGAATTGTATTCACCAAGTGATTTGGGCTCTAGTTCTGCTCAATCAGAGAGCATGGCAACAATATCCAAGTTTAAAACTTCATCTCTGAAAATTTCTGGGCAGAATGTGAATGAGCATCAGAGTTCTAGACCTACTGGACACTCCAAGCCTCCTATATGTGGCAGTGTAGACATCAATTCAGTCTCTCAGGAACAAAAGTCTCAAACATCTGAACATAAAG ATAAAACAGCTCCTGCAGCATGTAAGAATAGACCCATGTGTGAGCAGTTTTCCCTAGTCTGCAAGGAAGAGCCATTGTATGCTCTACCCATATGTACAG GAGGTATCTTCCATGGCACTGCTAAACCTGAGGAAGCTGAGAGTGATCTTCTGAATTTTTTGcccaaaattgagaaatttctTCCAAATTATCCTGCTTTAGATGCTACCTGGTG TGGAAGCTTTGAGATCCTTGACATGGTTTCTCGTAGTGAATTCTATGAAGGATTTCTGGCTTATCTTCCAGTCACTGTACATCCTAAAGTGTTCAAGATTTCAAAAAACATGCCTGGAGTGCTCCTTTGTACATTTCTTCCTTGTTGCAATATTTGGGTGGATGTCTTTCAAAATGTCTGCCCTACTGTAAATGATATTGCACTATACTTTTTCCCTGGAAAATTTGAGAG GTCTAAAGAGCAGTATTTTAACCTGTTGGAGCTTGTAGAGATGCAAGATCTGGTACTAAGGAGTTCTGTGAATGATGTGgaactattaattttttcttctaaaagacTTCATCTGGATTCTTGTG GATTGGAAGTGAGATCTTTTCTATGGGGCATCTTCCGCCCGTTGGAAGGCAATCTAGCAATTCCTGCCCTTCCTTTCCATGACGTGATTTTCCCAGCATGTGGACAAAGTTCCGATGTTGAGATGAAGCTGATTAAAATGAAGTTTCCCAAGGTTAAAATGGAACCATTTGATGGCCCTGATGTTCTCCCTGGCTTTTGTAAGCATGCTGCTGGTGATACTGCTCATAACATAACGTTGAGTAACTCATCAAATTCAGTTGATGCGTCAATTAAAG GTTTGGGAATTTCGTACATATTCCCATCAATATCAGGTTCTAAATATGCCATTTAA
- the LOC115963152 gene encoding uncharacterized protein LOC115963152 isoform X2, with product MQAPRKTHLGEPCDICGHVGYAETLVTCSHCKLAREHIYCTRVLLHIVPEIWFCDACQSSKDVVSPIVTMKKHFPEALNSKKSRISNCDFLRSVSPSRIPKNSRKTGPLKKQLHIGTSRVKFIPPEEAVKMLSGARLKESYLPSNLGSSSAHSDTMATTSKYKISSLKFSGQNVNEHRSSRPAGHSKPPVEGIVDTNSVTQEQKSVAQMVELYSPSDLGSSSAQSESMATISKFKTSSLKISGQNVNEHQSSRPTGHSKPPICGSVDINSVSQEQKSQTSEHKAPAACKNRPMCEQFSLVCKEEPLYALPICTGGIFHGTAKPEEAESDLLNFLPKIEKFLPNYPALDATWCGSFEILDMVSRSEFYEGFLAYLPVTVHPKVFKISKNMPGVLLCTFLPCCNIWVDVFQNVCPTVNDIALYFFPGKFERSKEQYFNLLELVEMQDLVLRSSVNDVELLIFSSKRLHLDSCGLEVRSFLWGIFRPLEGNLAIPALPFHDVIFPACGQSSDVEMKLIKMKFPKVKMEPFDGPDVLPGFCKHAAGDTAHNITLSNSSNSVDASIKGLGISYIFPSISGSKYAI from the exons ATGCAAGCTCCAAGAAAGACCCACCTG GGTGAACCTTGTGATATATGTGGACATGTAGGTTATGCAGAAACTCTCGTTACTTGCTCTCACTGCAAATTAGCCCGCGAACATAT CTACTGCACGCGAGTTCTGCTCCACATTGTTCCAGAAATTTGGTTTTGTGATGCCTGTCAGTCGAGCAAAGACGTAGTTTCTCCAATAGTTACTATGAAGAAACACTTTCCTGAGGctttaaactcaaaaaaatccAGGATATCCAACTGTGACTTTCTGCGATCTGTGAGTCCTAGCAGGATTCCTAAGAATTCAAGGAAAACAGGTCCTCTTAAAAAGCAGTTGCATATTGGAACTTCCAGAGTGAAGTTTATTCCTCCTGAAGAAGCTGTTAAAATGTTGTCTGGAGCCCGATTGAAAGAATCATATTTACCAAGTAACTTGGGCTCTAGTTCTGCCCATTCAGATACCATGGCAACAACATCCAAGTATAAAATTTCATCTCTGAAATTTTCTGGGCAGAATGTGAATGAGCATCGGAGTTCTAGACCTGCTGGACACTCTAAGCCTCCTGTAGAGGGCATTGTAGACACCAATTCAGTCACTCAGGAACAAAAGTCAGTAGCCCAAATGGTCGAATTGTATTCACCAAGTGATTTGGGCTCTAGTTCTGCTCAATCAGAGAGCATGGCAACAATATCCAAGTTTAAAACTTCATCTCTGAAAATTTCTGGGCAGAATGTGAATGAGCATCAGAGTTCTAGACCTACTGGACACTCCAAGCCTCCTATATGTGGCAGTGTAGACATCAATTCAGTCTCTCAGGAACAAAAGTCTCAAACATCTGAACATAAAG CTCCTGCAGCATGTAAGAATAGACCCATGTGTGAGCAGTTTTCCCTAGTCTGCAAGGAAGAGCCATTGTATGCTCTACCCATATGTACAG GAGGTATCTTCCATGGCACTGCTAAACCTGAGGAAGCTGAGAGTGATCTTCTGAATTTTTTGcccaaaattgagaaatttctTCCAAATTATCCTGCTTTAGATGCTACCTGGTG TGGAAGCTTTGAGATCCTTGACATGGTTTCTCGTAGTGAATTCTATGAAGGATTTCTGGCTTATCTTCCAGTCACTGTACATCCTAAAGTGTTCAAGATTTCAAAAAACATGCCTGGAGTGCTCCTTTGTACATTTCTTCCTTGTTGCAATATTTGGGTGGATGTCTTTCAAAATGTCTGCCCTACTGTAAATGATATTGCACTATACTTTTTCCCTGGAAAATTTGAGAG GTCTAAAGAGCAGTATTTTAACCTGTTGGAGCTTGTAGAGATGCAAGATCTGGTACTAAGGAGTTCTGTGAATGATGTGgaactattaattttttcttctaaaagacTTCATCTGGATTCTTGTG GATTGGAAGTGAGATCTTTTCTATGGGGCATCTTCCGCCCGTTGGAAGGCAATCTAGCAATTCCTGCCCTTCCTTTCCATGACGTGATTTTCCCAGCATGTGGACAAAGTTCCGATGTTGAGATGAAGCTGATTAAAATGAAGTTTCCCAAGGTTAAAATGGAACCATTTGATGGCCCTGATGTTCTCCCTGGCTTTTGTAAGCATGCTGCTGGTGATACTGCTCATAACATAACGTTGAGTAACTCATCAAATTCAGTTGATGCGTCAATTAAAG GTTTGGGAATTTCGTACATATTCCCATCAATATCAGGTTCTAAATATGCCATTTAA
- the LOC115963152 gene encoding uncharacterized protein LOC115963152 isoform X4 codes for MKKHFPEALNSKKSRISNCDFLRSVSPSRIPKNSRKTGPLKKQLHIGTSRVKFIPPEEAVKMLSGARLKESYLPSNLGSSSAHSDTMATTSKYKISSLKFSGQNVNEHRSSRPAGHSKPPVEGIVDTNSVTQEQKSVAQMVELYSPSDLGSSSAQSESMATISKFKTSSLKISGQNVNEHQSSRPTGHSKPPICGSVDINSVSQEQKSQTSEHKDKTAPAACKNRPMCEQFSLVCKEEPLYALPICTGGIFHGTAKPEEAESDLLNFLPKIEKFLPNYPALDATWCGSFEILDMVSRSEFYEGFLAYLPVTVHPKVFKISKNMPGVLLCTFLPCCNIWVDVFQNVCPTVNDIALYFFPGKFERSKEQYFNLLELVEMQDLVLRSSVNDVELLIFSSKRLHLDSCGLEVRSFLWGIFRPLEGNLAIPALPFHDVIFPACGQSSDVEMKLIKMKFPKVKMEPFDGPDVLPGFCKHAAGDTAHNITLSNSSNSVDASIKGLGISYIFPSISGSKYAI; via the exons ATGAAGAAACACTTTCCTGAGGctttaaactcaaaaaaatccAGGATATCCAACTGTGACTTTCTGCGATCTGTGAGTCCTAGCAGGATTCCTAAGAATTCAAGGAAAACAGGTCCTCTTAAAAAGCAGTTGCATATTGGAACTTCCAGAGTGAAGTTTATTCCTCCTGAAGAAGCTGTTAAAATGTTGTCTGGAGCCCGATTGAAAGAATCATATTTACCAAGTAACTTGGGCTCTAGTTCTGCCCATTCAGATACCATGGCAACAACATCCAAGTATAAAATTTCATCTCTGAAATTTTCTGGGCAGAATGTGAATGAGCATCGGAGTTCTAGACCTGCTGGACACTCTAAGCCTCCTGTAGAGGGCATTGTAGACACCAATTCAGTCACTCAGGAACAAAAGTCAGTAGCCCAAATGGTCGAATTGTATTCACCAAGTGATTTGGGCTCTAGTTCTGCTCAATCAGAGAGCATGGCAACAATATCCAAGTTTAAAACTTCATCTCTGAAAATTTCTGGGCAGAATGTGAATGAGCATCAGAGTTCTAGACCTACTGGACACTCCAAGCCTCCTATATGTGGCAGTGTAGACATCAATTCAGTCTCTCAGGAACAAAAGTCTCAAACATCTGAACATAAAG ATAAAACAGCTCCTGCAGCATGTAAGAATAGACCCATGTGTGAGCAGTTTTCCCTAGTCTGCAAGGAAGAGCCATTGTATGCTCTACCCATATGTACAG GAGGTATCTTCCATGGCACTGCTAAACCTGAGGAAGCTGAGAGTGATCTTCTGAATTTTTTGcccaaaattgagaaatttctTCCAAATTATCCTGCTTTAGATGCTACCTGGTG TGGAAGCTTTGAGATCCTTGACATGGTTTCTCGTAGTGAATTCTATGAAGGATTTCTGGCTTATCTTCCAGTCACTGTACATCCTAAAGTGTTCAAGATTTCAAAAAACATGCCTGGAGTGCTCCTTTGTACATTTCTTCCTTGTTGCAATATTTGGGTGGATGTCTTTCAAAATGTCTGCCCTACTGTAAATGATATTGCACTATACTTTTTCCCTGGAAAATTTGAGAG GTCTAAAGAGCAGTATTTTAACCTGTTGGAGCTTGTAGAGATGCAAGATCTGGTACTAAGGAGTTCTGTGAATGATGTGgaactattaattttttcttctaaaagacTTCATCTGGATTCTTGTG GATTGGAAGTGAGATCTTTTCTATGGGGCATCTTCCGCCCGTTGGAAGGCAATCTAGCAATTCCTGCCCTTCCTTTCCATGACGTGATTTTCCCAGCATGTGGACAAAGTTCCGATGTTGAGATGAAGCTGATTAAAATGAAGTTTCCCAAGGTTAAAATGGAACCATTTGATGGCCCTGATGTTCTCCCTGGCTTTTGTAAGCATGCTGCTGGTGATACTGCTCATAACATAACGTTGAGTAACTCATCAAATTCAGTTGATGCGTCAATTAAAG GTTTGGGAATTTCGTACATATTCCCATCAATATCAGGTTCTAAATATGCCATTTAA